One Proteinivorax tanatarense DNA segment encodes these proteins:
- a CDS encoding NfeD family protein yields the protein MKKLFSIALLSMLFFTFFSGIVYGDTDQVVYVITIDGTIDNALPRTLNRAFNEAEMKGADLIVLEINTPGGYVRRAKEIRDTIVGSNIPVYAYVNNQAISAGAFLALSADAIYMTDAATMGDAEVIVGSQTADEKALSDWDAAMRSAAERNGRDPEIATAMVRRESEIDGLVQSGHLLTLTTSQAIEYGYCEGVYPTRAEMLKDLGYGDHKVIEFTEAWAESFARFITSPYVGGILLSIGMAAFFIEIISPGFGVFGITGVTCFILFFAGHLIADLAQWEHIVVFILGLILILVDIFAAGFGMLGIGGIALVILSIFLTAETASDGFIMIAISIPFTILILVGSWKFISKSDVIKRLILSDREDVDKGYVASSKYDDLLGKKGVALTTLRPTGSAEIEGKRYDVMTEGGYIAAKEKVEVVKVGSNSIVVRKY from the coding sequence ATGAAAAAATTATTTTCCATAGCACTACTATCAATGTTATTTTTTACTTTTTTTAGCGGTATAGTTTATGGTGATACTGATCAAGTTGTTTATGTAATCACAATAGATGGCACTATAGACAACGCATTACCTCGCACATTAAATAGAGCTTTTAATGAGGCAGAAATGAAAGGCGCAGATCTAATAGTACTGGAGATTAATACTCCCGGGGGTTATGTAAGAAGAGCTAAAGAAATAAGAGATACAATTGTGGGTTCTAACATTCCGGTATATGCATATGTTAATAATCAAGCAATATCAGCGGGGGCATTTTTAGCTTTGTCAGCTGATGCCATTTACATGACTGATGCTGCCACAATGGGGGATGCAGAAGTTATAGTAGGTTCACAAACTGCAGATGAAAAAGCCCTTTCTGACTGGGACGCAGCAATGAGAAGTGCTGCAGAAAGAAATGGAAGGGATCCAGAAATAGCAACTGCAATGGTTAGAAGGGAAAGCGAGATTGATGGTCTAGTCCAATCAGGACACCTGCTGACCTTGACCACATCTCAAGCTATAGAATATGGGTACTGTGAAGGAGTATATCCAACCCGTGCCGAAATGTTAAAGGACTTAGGTTACGGTGATCATAAAGTAATTGAATTTACCGAAGCATGGGCAGAAAGTTTTGCACGATTTATTACAAGTCCCTATGTCGGTGGAATCCTACTGTCAATTGGAATGGCTGCATTTTTTATTGAAATTATCAGCCCTGGATTTGGTGTTTTTGGAATTACAGGAGTGACTTGTTTTATTTTATTTTTCGCAGGGCATTTGATTGCAGATTTAGCACAATGGGAACATATAGTGGTTTTTATACTAGGGTTAATATTAATTTTGGTAGATATTTTTGCTGCAGGTTTTGGCATGTTAGGCATAGGAGGAATAGCCTTAGTTATTCTTAGTATATTTTTAACTGCTGAAACTGCTTCAGATGGCTTTATTATGATTGCCATTAGTATTCCATTTACTATCCTAATTTTAGTAGGTTCTTGGAAATTTATATCTAAATCTGACGTGATAAAACGTTTGATACTAAGCGATCGAGAAGATGTAGATAAAGGCTACGTAGCTTCTTCTAAATATGATGATTTGCTTGGTAAAAAAGGAGTTGCTTTAACAACCTTACGTCCTACAGGTAGTGCGGAAATAGAAGGAAAGCGCTATGATGTGATGACGGAGGGTGGTTATATAGCTGCTAAAGAAAAAGTGGAAGTTGTAAAAGTTGGCAGCAATAGTATAGTGGTTAGAAAATATTAA
- a CDS encoding GatB/YqeY domain-containing protein: MSVVERLTRDMKTAMKEKDKFALTVIRMIRSELKYAEIDKGTPLDDDESFQILNKEVKKRRDSIEDYKKADRPDDVEKLKKEIDIIQVYLPKQLTEEEIETLVESTIEETGISLKKEMGKLMSAIMPKVQGKADGKLVSQIVSKKLN; the protein is encoded by the coding sequence GTGAGTGTGGTAGAACGTTTGACAAGAGATATGAAAACTGCCATGAAAGAAAAAGATAAGTTTGCCCTCACAGTAATAAGGATGATACGTTCTGAGTTGAAGTATGCTGAAATAGATAAAGGTACTCCACTTGATGATGATGAATCGTTTCAAATACTTAACAAGGAAGTAAAAAAACGTCGTGACTCTATTGAGGATTACAAAAAGGCGGATAGACCTGATGATGTAGAAAAACTTAAAAAAGAAATAGATATTATACAGGTTTACTTGCCTAAACAATTGACAGAAGAAGAAATTGAAACTTTAGTAGAATCCACAATTGAAGAAACTGGAATTTCTTTAAAAAAAGAAATGGGCAAGTTAATGTCTGCAATAATGCCAAAGGTACAAGGAAAAGCAGACGGTAAGCTGGTAAGCCAAATAGTTAGTAAAAAACTTAATTAG
- the rpsU gene encoding 30S ribosomal protein S21 — MAEVKIGKNESLDNALRRFKRTCQRSGILSEARKREFYDKPSVKRKKKSEAARKKKKKY; from the coding sequence GTGGCTGAAGTTAAAATTGGCAAAAATGAATCACTTGACAACGCCTTAAGAAGGTTTAAACGTACATGCCAACGCTCGGGAATACTATCAGAGGCTCGTAAAAGAGAATTTTACGATAAACCAAGTGTGAAACGTAAAAAGAAATCAGAGGCGGCTCGCAAAAAGAAGAAAAAGTACTAG
- a CDS encoding histidine triad nucleotide-binding protein, with protein sequence MSCLFCKIIKDEIPSDKVFESDEILAFNDIEPQAPVHVLIIPKKHFSNVKETPPEEISKIFSAIKEIAEKLDLEEGFRVVNNCGSLGGQTVDHLHFHLLGKRQLKWPPG encoded by the coding sequence ATGTCATGCCTTTTTTGTAAAATAATAAAAGATGAAATTCCATCTGACAAAGTTTTTGAGTCAGATGAAATACTAGCGTTTAATGATATTGAACCACAGGCCCCTGTACATGTATTGATAATCCCCAAAAAGCATTTTTCTAATGTTAAAGAGACACCACCTGAAGAAATCAGCAAAATTTTTTCAGCTATAAAAGAGATAGCGGAAAAATTAGATTTAGAAGAAGGGTTCAGGGTTGTAAACAACTGTGGTAGTTTGGGAGGACAAACTGTTGACCATCTTCACTTTCATCTTTTAGGAAAGCGGCAGCTCAAATGGCCGCCTGGTTAA